The sequence AGCTAAAGTTGTAGTTCGCTTAAAAGAAGGATTAAACGACCCAGAAGGAAGAGTAATTGGAAAGGCTCTCCAGAATTTGGGCTATAAAATTGATGAGTTGAAGGTTCCAAAGTACTTTGAACTCACTTTTGAAAGCGAAAATCCTGAAAAAGACGTAGAAGAGATGTGCCATCGTTTGCTCGCGAACCCTGTTATACACACGTACGAGTACCAGATAGAACCTTTAGGTGAGTGAGATGCCAAAATTCGCGGTTATAGTATTCCCAGGGACTAATTGTGACTTTGAGACAGTTGAGGCACTTAGAAAAGCAGGAGGAAAAGTGGAGAGAGTCTGGTATAAATCCTCACTCAAAGACTTCGACGGCGTTGTTTTGCCTGGAGGCTTTAGCTATGCTGATTATTTGAGAGCTGGGGCGATAAGTGCTAGAGCAGAAATAATGGAGGAAGTTAAAGCTCTCGCTAACGATGGAAAGCCAATATTGGGAATTTGCAACGGCTTTCAAGTTTTAACCGAGAGCGGCCTTTTGCCTGGGGCATTGAGACCAAACAAGGTTCCAAGGTTTCTATGCAAGTGGGTTTACCTTAAAGTTAATGATACTCAAACCGCATTTACCCAATTCTATGAAGAAGGAGAAGTCATTAGAATGCCAATAGCCCATGCAGAGGGTAATTATTACGCCAATGATTTGAATAAGGTAAAGATAGCCTTCCAGTA comes from Thermococcus sp. EP1 and encodes:
- the purS gene encoding phosphoribosylformylglycinamidine synthase subunit PurS, translated to MKWKAKVVVRLKEGLNDPEGRVIGKALQNLGYKIDELKVPKYFELTFESENPEKDVEEMCHRLLANPVIHTYEYQIEPLGE
- the purQ gene encoding phosphoribosylformylglycinamidine synthase I encodes the protein MPKFAVIVFPGTNCDFETVEALRKAGGKVERVWYKSSLKDFDGVVLPGGFSYADYLRAGAISARAEIMEEVKALANDGKPILGICNGFQVLTESGLLPGALRPNKVPRFLCKWVYLKVNDTQTAFTQFYEEGEVIRMPIAHAEGNYYANDLNKVKIAFQYSDEKGNIRDDTNPNGSLLNIAGISNEKGNVLGMMPHPERASDRFLGSEDGLRVFKSMVEYAKR